One Sulfurimonas sp. C5 genomic region harbors:
- a CDS encoding response regulator produces the protein MTQKDLVVLAVDDDLINLKLLKSMLLKTGNVKEVVEAKNGSDAIGVLKGRNDIDLILLDIIMPIMGGIEMLKVVRADDSLRQLPIIVLTTDETKKAEALEAGANGFLMKPIRNDELIAKMNTVIV, from the coding sequence ATGACACAAAAAGATTTAGTAGTACTTGCAGTAGATGATGATCTTATTAACTTAAAATTATTAAAGTCTATGCTTTTAAAAACAGGGAATGTCAAAGAAGTTGTAGAAGCTAAAAATGGGTCTGATGCAATCGGTGTTTTAAAAGGACGTAATGACATCGATCTTATTTTACTAGATATCATCATGCCGATAATGGGTGGTATTGAAATGTTAAAAGTTGTACGTGCAGATGATTCTCTACGTCAACTTCCAATTATTGTACTGACTACGGATGAAACAAAGAAAGCTGAAGCATTGGAAGCTGGTGCAAACGGCTTTTTAATGAAGCCTATTCGCAATGATGAACTCATTGCTAAAATGAATACTGTAATAGTATAA